The Manihot esculenta cultivar AM560-2 chromosome 11, M.esculenta_v8, whole genome shotgun sequence genome includes a region encoding these proteins:
- the LOC110625659 gene encoding galactolipase DONGLE, chloroplastic gives MASKVFMPKPSANHIAFSGDNKPSRSHSFGQVCLPKKCTEKTSSSSSSSSSSSSLVASANTIPSAVICTANFAKSVSTNTSSTLAQLWREIQGCNNWENLVKPLHPLLRQEIIRYGKFVTACYKAFDLDPNSKRYLCCKYGKKNMFNQIGMGNSGYQVTKYVYATPEINIPIQNGASCGRWIGYVAVSSDDTVKRLGRRDIVITFRGTVTKREWVANFMSSLTPARLDPHNHRPNVQVESGFLSLYTSDESDDKFGLESCREQLLSEVSRLLNKYKGEEISISMAGHSMGSSLALLLAYDISELGLNRLNNPSTDIPVTVFSFGGPRVGNAGFKERCQELGVKVLRIVNVNDPITKLPGVFLNENFRVLGGRYELPWSCSLYSHVGVELVLDFFNMQNPSCVHDLEAYISSLRAKCPKRSSSEGDDDNHHEVYFLNKPKELLLSAQKFNLLPMKVAVSNIVNLVQSQKAEFLINEHILAWMNTLALYILF, from the coding sequence ATGGCTTCCAAAGTTTTCATGCCAAAACCTAGTGCGAACCATATTGCATTTTCAGGTGACAATAAGCCATCCCGTTCCCATTCCTTTGGGCAAGTTTGTTTACCAAAGAAATGTACTGAAaagacttcttcttcttcttcttcttcttcatcgtcTTCGTCTCTTGTTGCTTCTGCTAATACTATCCCATCAGCAGTTATTTGTACTGCGAATTTCGCCAAAAGTGTTAGTACTAATACTAGCTCTACATTGGCTCAACTCTGGAGAGAGATTCAGGGCTGTAATAACTGGGAAAACCTGGTTAAACCTTTGCATCCTCTTCTTCGACAAGAGATCATTAGATATGGTAAGTTTGTCACCGCTTGTTATAAAGCTTTCGATCTTGATCCCAACTCAAAACGTTACTTGTGTTGCAAATATGGCAAGAAGAACATGTTCAACCAAATTGGAATGGGAAATTCCGGCTATCAAGTAACTAAGTACGTCTACGCAACTCCAGAAATTAATATTCCCATTCAAAATGGTGCTTCTTGTGGCCGCTGGATTGGCTATGTGGCCGTATCTTCCGATGATACAGTTAAGAGGCTCGGCAGGAGAGATATAGTCATTACATTTCGTGGAACAGTGACTAAACGTGAATGGGTTGCCAATTTCATGAGCTCTCTTACTCCTGCGAGGCTAGATCCTCATAATCACCGACCAAATGTGCAGGTGGAATCTGGGTTTTTGAGCTTGTACActtcagatgaaagtgacgaCAAGTTTGGACTAGAAAGCTGTCGCGAACAGCTTCTATCTGAAGTGTCAAGATTGCTAAACAAGTACAAAGGGGAGGAAATCAGCATATCCATGGCAGGCCACAGCATGGGAAGTTCACTTGCTCTTCTTCTTGCTTATGATATTTCAGAGCTTGGATTGAACAGACTCAACAATCCAAGCACGGATATTCCAGTGACTGTGTTTTCGTTTGGAGGACCAAGGGTAGGTAACGCAGGGTTCAAGGAGAGATGCCAGGAATTGGGAGTTAAAGTGTTGAGAATTGTGAACGTTAACGATCCAATCACAAAGCTACCCGGGGTTTttctaaatgaaaattttagggTTTTAGGAGGAAGATATGAGCTCCCATGGAGTTGCTCATTGTATTCTCATGTGGGTGTTGAACTAGTCTTGGACTTCTTCAACATGCAAAACCCTTCATGTGTTCATGACTTGGAAGCCTATATCAGCAGCTTACGGGCAAAATGCCCCAAGAGATCTTCATCAGAAGGAGATGATGATAATCATCATGAGGTATATTTTCTGAATAAACCAAAGGAGTTGCTATTGTCTGCTCAAAAGTTTAACTTGTTGCCTATGAAAGTTGCTGTAAGCAATATCGTAAACTTGGTTCAGTCTCAAAAGGCTGAATTCTTGATAAATGAACATATCTTAGCATGGATGAATACCTTAGCTTTGTATATTCTTTTCTAg